In Nitrosophilus labii, the following proteins share a genomic window:
- the hisH gene encoding imidazole glycerol phosphate synthase subunit HisH: MKVAIVDYNMGNLASVKNAFLKIGAKPEIVKEGEKLKGFDKLILPGVGAFGDAISHLNQYGLIEPILEFAKSGKPLLGICLGMQLLFDKSYEFGEHNGLGLISGEVVPFYKSRFDHRLKVPHMGWNELFVQKETPIFKGLPKAFYLYFVHSFHAVCDEKYVIGKTIYGYEFVSAVQNENVFGLQPHPEKSHENGLKILENFVRL, translated from the coding sequence ATGAAAGTAGCGATAGTTGACTATAATATGGGAAATCTAGCAAGTGTTAAAAATGCTTTTTTAAAAATAGGTGCAAAGCCAGAGATTGTAAAAGAAGGTGAAAAACTAAAAGGTTTTGATAAGCTTATTTTACCTGGAGTTGGGGCTTTTGGAGACGCAATCTCTCATCTAAATCAATATGGCCTAATTGAGCCTATTTTAGAGTTTGCAAAAAGTGGAAAACCTCTTCTTGGGATTTGTCTTGGAATGCAGCTTCTTTTTGATAAAAGTTATGAGTTTGGCGAGCATAACGGGCTTGGACTAATTTCTGGAGAGGTGGTTCCTTTTTATAAAAGCAGATTCGATCATAGGCTGAAAGTTCCACATATGGGGTGGAATGAACTTTTTGTTCAAAAGGAGACTCCTATCTTCAAAGGACTTCCAAAAGCTTTTTATCTCTATTTTGTTCACAGTTTTCATGCCGTATGCGATGAAAAGTATGTTATCGGGAAAACTATATACGGCTATGAATTTGTAAGTGCGGTTCAAAACGAAAATGTATTTGGCCTTCAGCCGCATCCGGAAAAGTCACACGAAAACGGACTTAAAATTTTGGAAAATTTTGTGAGACTTTAG
- a CDS encoding PDC sensor domain-containing protein: protein MIVREIEQYAEIRTKARAYLCYLLQRYIPNYMPVPSLDNIINTLKILKKELPQAEAFYVLDKSGMQIIDAISKNPEYRKGKGINRSMRAYYYRAVKEKRCILTDPYPSLLTHELTVTASYPIYNDKKQLVYIVCIDLSLTDVLKVFHPTSIDSIFGNFSKISYFLFTFALLIVAILLFFKGIMSVMAHGIHVYNLDVKEIFESTILITLSLAIFDLVKTLFEEEVLGRHKQRSTSDIHKTMIRFLGSIIIALSIEALMLVFKFAIIGPEKIIYAVFLVAAVTMLLFGLSFYLKSMQGYREEE from the coding sequence ATGATAGTTAGAGAGATTGAGCAGTACGCCGAGATAAGAACGAAAGCTAGAGCCTATTTATGTTATTTGTTACAGCGTTACATACCGAACTATATGCCGGTTCCTTCGTTAGACAACATTATCAATACGTTAAAAATACTTAAAAAAGAGCTTCCTCAAGCGGAGGCTTTTTACGTATTGGATAAAAGCGGAATGCAGATCATCGATGCTATCTCAAAAAATCCCGAATATAGAAAAGGAAAAGGGATTAACAGAAGTATGAGAGCCTATTACTATCGTGCTGTAAAAGAGAAAAGATGCATTTTGACAGATCCTTATCCCTCTTTGTTAACTCATGAACTTACAGTAACGGCCTCATATCCTATATATAACGATAAAAAGCAGTTAGTTTATATAGTCTGTATCGATCTCTCTTTAACGGATGTTTTAAAAGTTTTTCATCCTACCTCTATAGATTCGATTTTTGGTAATTTTTCCAAAATCTCATATTTTCTTTTTACTTTTGCACTTTTGATAGTGGCTATTCTTCTTTTTTTTAAAGGGATTATGAGTGTTATGGCTCACGGCATTCACGTATATAATCTAGACGTAAAAGAGATTTTTGAATCCACTATTTTGATAACTTTGTCCTTAGCCATATTTGATCTGGTTAAAACTCTTTTTGAAGAGGAAGTATTAGGCCGTCATAAACAAAGAAGTACCTCCGATATACATAAAACTATGATACGATTTTTAGGTTCGATTATAATCGCTCTATCTATAGAAGCTTTGATGTTGGTTTTCAAGTTTGCTATAATCGGGCCGGAAAAAATTATATATGCTGTTTTCTTAGTAGCAGCCGTTACGATGCTACTATTTGGTCTCTCTTTCTATCTAAAATCTATGCAAGGGTATAGAGAGGAAGAGTAG